A genomic window from Gossypium hirsutum isolate 1008001.06 chromosome D10, Gossypium_hirsutum_v2.1, whole genome shotgun sequence includes:
- the LOC107914644 gene encoding 3beta-hydroxysteroid-dehydrogenase/decarboxylase isoform X2 produces the protein MVVKTTANDVATEKRTCVVLGGRGFLGRSLVARLLQLGGWIVRVADSSSHSLLTDPSVSDSLLSNALCSGQASFCHVDVRDTSQIIIVTKGADVVFYMEPTDLDIRDFYNCYMIIVQGAKNVINACRECKVRRLVYNSSADIVFDGSRDILDGDLSFICPGKFKDMLIDLKFQAEGLIRLANNIDGLLTCVLRPSNVFGPGDTRFVPLLVNLAKAGLAKFITGCGENMSDFTYTENVAHAHICAAETLDSRVVSVAGKAFFITNLEPIMFWEFVSLILGGLGYQRPYIKVPTWMVSCIVSLHQCRNDKLYNYSVSPHYMLQLASRTRTFDCSAAQNHLGFSPVVSMKDGIKLTIQSFSHLANDSFYTKYGNFNEQSKAEKMLGSGIVADILLWRDERRTFACFFTLVLVYCWFFLCGRTFASSLADLLLLVIVALYGHGILSSKICGFAVQEIPSSRFKVTESEAQQAMRSIAHTWNKGVRRIKSLAKGEDWSKFFRVVISIYLFKSIQAYSVAVLFGSEIDALRILIFCGMVELKGLLLRKLPASISSFSQHDNVLHQEKVPARVKEWK, from the exons ATGGTGGTGAAGACGACGGCGAATGACGTGGCCACCGAGAAGAGGACGTGCGTCGTTCTCGGGGGCCGAGGATTCTTAGGGAGATCGCTCGTTGCCAGGCTGCTGCAACTCGGAGGTTGGATCGTCCGAGTCGCCGATTCATCTTCTCACTCGCTGCTCACCGATCCTTCCGTTTCCGACTCTCTCCTCTCCAATGCTCTTTGCTCAGGTCAAGCCTCCTTTTGCCATGTCGACGTTCGCGACACATCTCAAATCATTATAG TAACTAAAGGTGCAGATGTTGTATTTTACATGGAACCAACTGATTTAGACATACGTGATTTCTATAATTGTTACATGATCATAGTTCAAG GTGCAAAAAATGTCATTAATGCATGCCGGGAATGTAAAGTTAGACGACTTGTATACAACAGTTCTGCAGATATTGTTTTTGATGGATCACGGGATATACTTGATGGTGATTTGTCTTTCATTTGCCCGGGGAAA TTTAAGGATATGCTGATTGACCTTAAGTTTCAAGCGGAAGGACTAATCAGGTTAGCAAACAATATTGATGGTCTTCTAACATGTGTACTTCGGCCTAGCAATGTCTTTGGACCAGGTGATACACGGTTTGTGCCTTTGCTAGTGAATCTAGCCAAAGCTGGTTTGGCAAAG TTTATTACAGGATGCGGTGAAAATATGTCTGACTTTACCTATACTGAGAATGTTGCTCATGCTCATATCTGTGCTGCAGAAACTCTAGATTCTCGGGTGGTATCTGTGGCTGGAAAG GCTTTTTTCATCACAAATCTCGAGCCGATAATGTTCTGGGAATTTGTGTCTCTCATACTTGGAGGCTTAGGGTATCAAAG ACCTTACATAAAGGTTCCTACTTGGATGGTTTCATGTATTGTCTCACTTCATCAATGTAGAAATGACAAATTGTACAATTACAGCGTATCACCTCACTACATGCTTCAACTAGCTTCACGCACCAGAACTTTTGACTGCTCTGCAGCTCAAAATCATCTTGGATTCTCACCTGTTGTCTCCATGAAG GATGGTATCAAGTTAACGATTCAATCATTCTCTCATTTAGCCAATGACTCATTTTATACGAAATACGGAAATTTTAATGAACAATCCAAAGCAGAGAAGATGCTGGGCAGCGGGATAG TTGCAGACATCTTGCTGTGGAGAGATGAAAGGAGAACATTTGCATGCTTCTTTACTCTGGTTTTGGTATATTGCTGGTTCTTTCTCTGTGGAAGAACTTTTGCATCATCTTTAGCCGACCTTCTGCTTCTAGTTATAGTCGCTCTTTATGGACATGGCATTTTATCATCAAAGAT ATGTGGTTTTGCTGTTCAAGAGATACCTTCGTCTCGTTTCAAAGTCACAGAATCAGAAGCTCAACAGGCAATGAGATCCATAGCACATACATGGAATAAAGGAGTACGTAGAATCAAATCGTTGGCGAAGGGAGAGGATTGGAGCAAGTTTTTCAGG GTTGTGATTTCCATTTATCTCTTCAAGTCGATTCAGGCTTATTCCGTGGCTGTGCTTTTTGGCAGCG AGATTGATGCATTAAGGATTCTTATCTTCTGTGGTATGGTGGAGTTAAAAGGATTGTTATTAAGGAAACTACCAGCTTCCATCTCGTCATTTTCTCAACACGACAATGTATTACATCAAGAAAAAGTTCCCGCTCGAGTAAAGGAGTGGAAATAG
- the LOC107914644 gene encoding 3beta-hydroxysteroid-dehydrogenase/decarboxylase isoform X1, with product MVVKTTANDVATEKRTCVVLGGRGFLGRSLVARLLQLGGWIVRVADSSSHSLLTDPSVSDSLLSNALCSGQASFCHVDVRDTSQIIIVTKGADVVFYMEPTDLDIRDFYNCYMIIVQGAKNVINACRECKVRRLVYNSSADIVFDGSRDILDGDLSFICPGKFKDMLIDLKFQAEGLIRLANNIDGLLTCVLRPSNVFGPGDTRFVPLLVNLAKAGLAKFITGCGENMSDFTYTENVAHAHICAAETLDSRVVSVAGKAFFITNLEPIMFWEFVSLILGGLGYQRPYIKVPTWMVSCIVSLHQCRNDKLYNYSVSPHYMLQLASRTRTFDCSAAQNHLGFSPVVSMKDGIKLTIQSFSHLANDSFYTKYGNFNEQSKAEKMLGSGIVADILLWRDERRTFACFFTLVLVYCWFFLCGRTFASSLADLLLLVIVALYGHGILSSKICGFAVQEIPSSRFKVTESEAQQAMRSIAHTWNKGVRRIKSLAKGEDWSKFFRVVISIYLFKSIQAYSVAVLFGSVLVFAFTAFFVYDQYEAEIDALRILIFCGMVELKGLLLRKLPASISSFSQHDNVLHQEKVPARVKEWK from the exons ATGGTGGTGAAGACGACGGCGAATGACGTGGCCACCGAGAAGAGGACGTGCGTCGTTCTCGGGGGCCGAGGATTCTTAGGGAGATCGCTCGTTGCCAGGCTGCTGCAACTCGGAGGTTGGATCGTCCGAGTCGCCGATTCATCTTCTCACTCGCTGCTCACCGATCCTTCCGTTTCCGACTCTCTCCTCTCCAATGCTCTTTGCTCAGGTCAAGCCTCCTTTTGCCATGTCGACGTTCGCGACACATCTCAAATCATTATAG TAACTAAAGGTGCAGATGTTGTATTTTACATGGAACCAACTGATTTAGACATACGTGATTTCTATAATTGTTACATGATCATAGTTCAAG GTGCAAAAAATGTCATTAATGCATGCCGGGAATGTAAAGTTAGACGACTTGTATACAACAGTTCTGCAGATATTGTTTTTGATGGATCACGGGATATACTTGATGGTGATTTGTCTTTCATTTGCCCGGGGAAA TTTAAGGATATGCTGATTGACCTTAAGTTTCAAGCGGAAGGACTAATCAGGTTAGCAAACAATATTGATGGTCTTCTAACATGTGTACTTCGGCCTAGCAATGTCTTTGGACCAGGTGATACACGGTTTGTGCCTTTGCTAGTGAATCTAGCCAAAGCTGGTTTGGCAAAG TTTATTACAGGATGCGGTGAAAATATGTCTGACTTTACCTATACTGAGAATGTTGCTCATGCTCATATCTGTGCTGCAGAAACTCTAGATTCTCGGGTGGTATCTGTGGCTGGAAAG GCTTTTTTCATCACAAATCTCGAGCCGATAATGTTCTGGGAATTTGTGTCTCTCATACTTGGAGGCTTAGGGTATCAAAG ACCTTACATAAAGGTTCCTACTTGGATGGTTTCATGTATTGTCTCACTTCATCAATGTAGAAATGACAAATTGTACAATTACAGCGTATCACCTCACTACATGCTTCAACTAGCTTCACGCACCAGAACTTTTGACTGCTCTGCAGCTCAAAATCATCTTGGATTCTCACCTGTTGTCTCCATGAAG GATGGTATCAAGTTAACGATTCAATCATTCTCTCATTTAGCCAATGACTCATTTTATACGAAATACGGAAATTTTAATGAACAATCCAAAGCAGAGAAGATGCTGGGCAGCGGGATAG TTGCAGACATCTTGCTGTGGAGAGATGAAAGGAGAACATTTGCATGCTTCTTTACTCTGGTTTTGGTATATTGCTGGTTCTTTCTCTGTGGAAGAACTTTTGCATCATCTTTAGCCGACCTTCTGCTTCTAGTTATAGTCGCTCTTTATGGACATGGCATTTTATCATCAAAGAT ATGTGGTTTTGCTGTTCAAGAGATACCTTCGTCTCGTTTCAAAGTCACAGAATCAGAAGCTCAACAGGCAATGAGATCCATAGCACATACATGGAATAAAGGAGTACGTAGAATCAAATCGTTGGCGAAGGGAGAGGATTGGAGCAAGTTTTTCAGG GTTGTGATTTCCATTTATCTCTTCAAGTCGATTCAGGCTTATTCCGTGGCTGTGCTTTTTGGCAGCG TACTGGTTTTTGCCTTCACTGCATTTTTTGTTTATGATCAATATGAAGCAGAGATTGATGCATTAAGGATTCTTATCTTCTGTGGTATGGTGGAGTTAAAAGGATTGTTATTAAGGAAACTACCAGCTTCCATCTCGTCATTTTCTCAACACGACAATGTATTACATCAAGAAAAAGTTCCCGCTCGAGTAAAGGAGTGGAAATAG